Genomic DNA from Candidatus Koribacter versatilis Ellin345:
CCGCCGCACCCACTCCAATGAGCGTGAGCACTGCCCACCAGCCGAAGACGATCGCGAAAGACGTTCCCTTCTTCACCTTGCACACGTAGGTAAAGCCGATCGCAACCAGTGCCAGGATCCAGAAGTTGACGATGTCGATGGAAGTGCCGAGTGCATAGAGCACTTTGTGCTGCAGAGGATCGATCAGGAACCCCAGGTTCGTTGCCACTGGATTTTGGAAGGTAAAGTTGTCGGTATCTGCGCCAGCGAAGATCGTAATGATGGCCAATATTGCCTTCATGATACCCACCATATTGGCGTAGACCACAACAGCCATCGATTTCCCGAAGCTGACCTGTGCTCCAGCGCCAAAGCTATAGCTGCCCCACAAGATCAGCGAGACAATGGTGAGGAAAATCAGGGCGATTACGGGATATCCATAGGAGATATACCGCGAAAACTTAGCGCCGACGGCCATGCGCTGCTCACGTTGGTCCGGGGGCAGCTGCTCGAGCTGGTCGTACTGCTTGGGATTCAGTTTTACCTGGTTTTCGGTAACTTTCTCGAAGCCAATCTTCTTGTCGACAACGAATACGAAAGCTATGCTGACGATCACCATGATCACGAATGGCAACCACCACATCGCGCTGCGATTGATGTCGGCGAAGGTCTTGCTGGGCGCAACGAAGGTGTTGATAACACGAGCGCCTTCAGACAACGGTTCACCCGCCGGAGGCGCCACTGCTTGACTGGACATAGGTTTTCTCCAAGCTGAAACTTGGCGCGGATTCTAGCACTCGATTTTCGATTACGGGGCGGTAATATCGGCAGCCTTCGTTGGAAAACCGGCGAGCGCCGGTTATGAGAGCGTGATTTCCGGGGTGGCGGCCAGCAACGACTGCGTGTAGGAGTCCTGCGGACGCTCTGTAATTTGTTCAGCCGAGCCGACTTCCAGCAATTTCCCAAACCGCATAACCGCAATCCGCGTCGAAAGATAGCGAACCACCGGCATGGAATGGGAGATGAACAGATAGGTCAGTGAGAACTCTCGCTGGAGCCGCTGTAGCAGGTTCACAATCTGAGCACCCACACTGACATCGAGTGCAGAGACGGGCTCGTCGGCAACGATTAGTTTCGGGCGCAGCGCCAGGGCCCGGGCGATCCCGATACGCTGGCGTTGGCCTCCGCTGAACTCGTGCGGATAGCGAGTCAGAGCCGAGGCGTCGAGGCCAACCGCCTTCAACAGTTCTGAGGTCTTCGCGCGAACGGTTTCGGCGGTCATTTTCTCGTGGACCAAATACGGCTCAGCAAGCACGTCCGCGACGCGCATTCGCGGATTAAGGGATCCGAAAGGATCCTGGAAGATGATCTGCATGTCGCGCCGGAGATGCCGCAGTTCGGAGTGGTTCGCGCGAAGGAGGTCGCGGCCTTCGAAGAATATCTCGCCCAAGGTAGGCTCGATCAGTCGGAGAATGAGTCGGCCTAATGTGCTCTTGCCAGACCCGGATTCGCCAACGAGGCCAAGCGTTTCGCCGCGCTCAATGGTGAGAGAAACGTCGTCAACGGCGCACACTTCGCTGATTCGGCCCCCAAGCAGAGTCTCCCCCGCGAAGACCTTAGTGAGGTGACGCACCTCGACCAGCGCCATGCTTATTGCCGCCGCTTGTAGCACACGGCGAACTCGAAACCTGGATTTGGCGGGAAAAGCCCGTTCACATTGCGCAGCCGCTCGGCGAGAGCTGTCGGCGCCAGCAGCGGATAATCGCGCTCGCGCAAATCGTAATAGTCGAAATCAATGTAGAGCGAGAGCAGATAGATCGCGATGGCGTCGGCAAAAACGGCTGCGAGGTAATCGTTCTTCGCCTTCTCGGCCTCGGTGCTGGAAGAGGTTGCGATCTTGCGTAGCTCGTAGCCGTCGAGACTGGTCTCGCCTCTCACCTTGTCCAACACCTGTTTCCACGCGAGATCGGAGAACTCTCCGGACACGCCAACCTGGTCCACGAATCCATGCCCGACGTTGATGAAGAACTCAAACGCGATCGAGAAGCGGTCTTCCATCAGGCGCGTGGAGATGAACACACACTCTGAATCGCCAACCTTGAAATTGCGATGGCAGGTGGCCTGATCGCTGAGTGCAACATCGTATCGGTCCGCGACGAGCGTATCTTCGCCCTGCCCCAACGTGAGCGGAACGAAGTAATACGCCTTGCGATTGAGGGCCTTGGCGATCGACGTCGGCACAGTACTTACCATCCGTTCAAGTTCGAATGAAGGCACGGTGAGCTGGCCCATAGTGGCATAGCAGATCCCATTCAGCGATTGCGAAACGGGAGCAAGTCGAACAACATCGGCCGGGGTGTGGGTGAGGGGCGCGGTTTCACTCATGGAAACAATGATTTTACTCCAGCATAAGAGAAGGTACCTTTCGGCGGGCTACTCTGGATTTGTTGTACCCTTTTAAAGGAATGAGTACTGCTGTGGCCAGCCGGGTAAAAGCGCGCCGGAGCGCCATCTCGATAGTGAGCGCATCGGTGGTGCGGACGATCGTCTTCACGGTCACGTGCACCGGATTGGGCATGGGCTTGGGCCTTTTCGCGGGCATCCTCGTCCAGGTTGTCCGTAGCCTTATGCACCGCAACGCCCCGATTGATATGACCGTTGCCTACCGGTTCTTCGCCTTTCCGCTCGCCGCCATCTGCGGCGTTAGCGCCCTCGTAGTGTTCGTTGTCCTCGAAACACGAACAGCGCGCCGCCTCCTGGCTGCTCGATAGCCGGGACGGCGGATTGCTGCACAGCTATCTCCTTCGATACACTCAAAGTTCTGCACTACCACCGACGCGGCGTTCGTAGGTCGCGCGGCCCACGCCAGAGGCGTGGAGAAAGTCGATCATGTCTGACCAAATCAAAGTAAAACTCCCCGACGGAAGCGTAAAAGAAGTCTCCAAAGGCACCACTGCCCTCGATATCGCAAAAGGCATCAGCCCGCGCCTGGCCGACGCCGCTTTGGCCGCGAAGGTCGCACCGCTTCCACACAACGGCGACCAGCCCGAAGCAAGGCTCGTGGACCTGACTCGTCCGCTTGAAGAAGACAGCGAACTGAAACTCCTCACCGATCGCGACCCCGAAGCGCTCGAGGTCTATCGCCACTCGTCCGCGCACTTGCTGGCGGCAGCCGTACTCGATCTCTTCCCGGAAACCAAGCTCGGCCATGGTCCCTCCACCGAGAACGGTTTCTTCTACGATTTCTATCGGCAAACGCCGTTCACCCCCGAAGACCTCGAGAAGATCGAGAAGCGCATGCAGGAGTTGGTGAAGGAAGACGTGCCTTACGCGCGTGAGTTCCTGCCCCGAGAGGAAAGTCTGGAGCGCTTCAAGACCGAAGGCGACTTCATGAAGTGCCACTTCATCGAACAGTTCACCAAGCCCGATGAAAAGATCTCGATTTATAAGACCGGCAAGTTCCTCGACTTTTGCCGCGGCCCGCACATTCCCTCGACCGGGAAGATCAAGGCGTTCAAGCTGCTGAATATCGCCGGCGCCTACTGGCTCGGCGACGAGAAGAACCCGCAACTCCAGCGCATCTATGGCACCTCGTTCTTTTCGAAGAAAGACATGGACGAGTACTTCGCCAAGCTGGAAGAAGCGAAGAAGCGCGATCATCGCGTGCTCGGCAAGCAGCTCGATTTGTTCTCGATTCAAGAACTCGCCGGCCCCGGGCTGATCTTCTGGCATCCGAAGGGCGGCATCATTCGCAAGGAGATGGAAGACTGGATGCGCGAGGAGTATCTGAAACGCGGATACTCGCTCGTCGTAACTCCGCATGTGGCGCGCACCGACCTCTGGAAGATCAGCGGCCACACCGGTTATTACAAGCAGAACTTCTTCACGCCCATGGAACTCGATGATGCCGAGTACATGCTGAAGCCGATGAACTGCCCCGGCCATGTCCTCATTTATCGTGACCAGCTCCGTTCCTATCGCGATCTGCCCATGCGTCTCGGTGAGATGGGAACGGTATACCGCTACGAGCGCTCCGGCGTGATGCACGGGTTGTTGCGTGTCCGCGGCTTTACCCAGGACGATGCGCACATCTTCTGCACGCCCAGCCAGATTGAAGACGAAATCAGCGGCTGTATCGATTTCGCCATCTCTGTCCTGCACACCTACGGCTTCAACGAGTTCAAGGTTGAACTGAGCGAGTGGGATCCGAATGATCGCAAGAGCTTCATCGGAACCGACGAGCAGTGGAACCTCGCACAGGGCTCGCTGAAGAAGGTGCTCGACGCGCGTGGGATTCCGTATAAGTCCATGCCAGGCGAAGCGGCATTCTACGGGCCGAAGATTGACGTCAAGCTCGTGGACGCCATCGGACGCCTCTGGCAGCTCTCGACGGTGCAGTTCGACTTCACCTTGCCGCAGCGCTTCGAACTTGAGTACGTGGGCGAAGACGGCAAGCGCCATCAGCCGCTCATGGTGCACCGTGCGCTCTACGGCTCCATTGAACGCTTCTTCGGCGTGCTCATCGAGCACTATGCGGGCGCGTTCCCGGTGTGGCTATCACCAGTGCAGACGGTGCTGGTGCCCATCGGCGAAAAGCACCTTGAGTATGCCAACAAGGTTGGAGACGTGCTTAAGGCCAAGGGCATCCGCGTGGAAGTGGACGGGCGCAACGAGAAGATGAACGCGAAGATCCGCGAGCATGCGTTGCAGAAAGTGCCGTTCATCCTCGTCGTGGGCGACAAGGAGGCAGAGGCCACCTCGGTGAATGTCCGCACCCGCGGCAAAGATAAGACGGAGACGGTGCCACTCGATTCCTTCGTGGAGCGAATTGAGAAGCTGATCGCCGAGAAGAAGCCTACGCTGGATTAGCTCAGCGCCGAGAACAATTCTCTAATCCGGGCTGTCGACTCTCGCCTTGGCGAGTACGGCAGCCCCAGCTTCTGGAAGATTGCAGAGGTTGGAAATGAAAGGAGTTCCTTGTTTACAACTCGCCGTCTCGGAGCGATGGTAGCTGTCATCGCTGCTGCGCTTTTTTTTGCAAGCTGTTCTCCTATCGACCTGGTTTGCAATAGTGCCCGACCTGTCCCAGTCATAGCGACGATTACACCCAGCTCGGCGACTTTCGCCGATGTGCAGGCATCGCTCACCCTCACGGTGGATGGGAGCAAATTTGTCTCGTCTTCGATTATCGAATTGAATGGCGCGCCCCTGGCCACGACCGTTGTAAGTGCGACCCGTCTACAGGCAACGATCACCACGACTCAGATTGCCGCACCTGGTACGGCTAAGATTTCGGTGCATACGCCCAGCAACCTCTCCGGCGACCTGGGCTGCACCAGCGGTGGAGATTCAGCCAGCTTGACATTGACCGTCACGTAGCATGGAGCTTCGCGTCGCGCACTCTTTTATCCTCACAGGAGTGTAGGAGTCACAAAGCTGAGGAGCCATGAGTATCAAGACGCTTTCAACGCGTGAGATCTACCGCAACCCCTGGCTACGCCTGCGCGAAGACCGCATCCTGCGCGGTAACGGCGTGGAAGGAATTTATGGTGTGGTGGACAAAGACGACTGCGCCATCATCATTCCGATCGACGGCGATCATGTTTATCTCGTAGAGCAGTTTCGCTACACCGTGCAGCAGCGCTATCTCGAGTTCCCGCAGGGTGGCTGGGAGATGCAGGATGTCGATCCCGAAGAGCTCGCGCGCGGCGAACTGAGAGAAGAGACTGGCTTGGTGGCAGAACGCATGCAATTCCTCGGAACGACTTATGTCGCCTACGGATACGCCAACCAGAAGATGCACATCTTTCTCGCCACCGGCCTAACGCACGCCGAAAAAGAACCCGACCCCGAGGAGCACGACTTGCAATTGCATCGCGTCCTCATTGCTGATTTCGAGGCGATGTTACGCGAAGGCCGCATTCCCGATGTCTGCACCCTGGCCACCTGGGGACTTTACCGACTCAGATAATCCAACGCTGACACGCGAAATCTATACCGTCGCCGGGAGCGATGCATGCTCCGCGTACTTCGCCACCGCGCTCTCCAGGTTCAGGTGCATCCCCTCCCGTCCGAGCGATTCTCCGAGCGCAGACTTCTGCACCATATCGAACACATGCGGATTCATCCCAACCAGCCACAGACGCATGCCATATTCGCGCTGCTTCTTCTCGCCTTCGGTGAACATTTTGAGGGCGGTATATTCGAGGTCGAAGACCGCACGCATGTCCACGATCACGACGTTCGGCTTCGCCTCATCTATCAGCACCCAGACCTTATGCGACAAATTCTCCGCATTGGCAAAGAAGATTCGGCCCTCCGGCCGCACCATCAGCAGCCCCGGATAGGTCTCGTCTTCAGGATGCTCTGCCGAACGCGGCCGGAAAATGTTCGTGCCAGGCTTGCGTCCCAAAACATAGACCGATGGATTTGCGACCTGATACGCAAGCGCGACCAGCGAAGCGATGATTGCCACGAGGATGCCTTTTAACGTTCCAACAAGGACCACTCCTGCCATCGCGATCACGGCCCAGAGGAACTCGGTTCGGCGCACACGGAGGATCTCGCGGAACTCTGCAGGCTTGATTAAGCCTACCGAGTACACGATCACCACGGCCGCGAGCGTCGCCTGTGGCATGAGGGCAATCATCGGCGCCAGAAGCAACATGGTCACCAGCGTCATGGCGCCGGTCACGAGTTCCGCCACCTGGGTGCGAGCTCCGGCGAGGCGATTCACCGCTGTCTGCGTAGTTCCACCACCGCCCGGCATGGCGCCGAGCAGAGCGCCGCCTACGTTGGCCAAACCCGTAGCCATCAACTCACGGTTGGCCTGCGGCCAAGGCTCGTCGCTCTTCGCGAAGGCGCGGCCCGCCGCAATCGTCTCGGTAAAGCTCATCAGCGCAATCCCGAGCGCACCCGGCCAGAGATGCTCTACCATCCCGAGCGCGGGAAGCGTCACCGGCGGCAATCCTTGCGGAATGCGCCCGACCAGTTCAACGCCGTGCGTGCTCAAATGCAGGAAATAGGCGCCCGCAATGCCAACAGCAACCCCGATCAGGGGCGCTGGCGACTTCGGCATGAAATGCTCGAGAGCGACCAGCAGAACAATCACCGTTACGCTCACCCCGAGGGTGAGCAGCTTGGTTTCAGGAATACTCCGGAGCGTCGCCAGCACGTTCTTCAAAAACGTTGCGCGAGGGATATGCACTCCGAGAAGCTTTGGCACCTGGTCAAGCACGATAACGATGCCGATTCCGGCCTTAAAACCGGTGAGTACTGGTTGTGAAATGAAGTTCGCCACGAACCCCAATCGCAGGAAGCATGCAACCACGAGCATCGCTCCAACTAAGAGCGTCAAGGTCGCTGAAGCTCGAAGCAGAGAGGCGGCGTCACCGTTCGGAACCACCTCCGCAAATTCCGCGGCAGTAAGGATGGCGATTGTTGTCGTTGTGCTAACGCTGAGTACACGCGAGGTGCCGAGAACGGCGTAGATGATCATCGGCAGGAACGCCGTGTAGAGGCCGACCTGCACTGGCAGCCCGGCGATAGTCGCATACGCCATCGACTTTGGGATGACGACGGCAGCGGCGGTGAGCCCGGCAATGATGTCGGGACGCAGCCACTCGGAGCGGTAGGAAGTCAGCCAATTCGGCAACGAGAAGAGGCTCTGAGACTGCGAATTGGAAGACATGAAGCCTCCTGAGACCGGCAGGCACGGCTGGCCGTGGACGAAGGCTAGGAGTGGGAAATCCACCGCACAACTGCGAGAACTAACAGCCTTTACTTCGAACGTGCGAAGGCGACTTCGTTCTTCTGTCGTGCCACACCGTCGTAGTAATCGCCGCGCATGACATCAAGTGCGGGATCGTAATTCAGACGATAGGTTGAACCGGGCTCGCTCGGGTCCTGCAGCTTGAGATAGACCCGCACATAGTCCCGCTCCTTTTTGGCAGCGGCGGTTTCAATGTGGATGGAATGTGGGTTGTAGTAAGAGGCGTCAAGGCGCCCGTCGTCTCGAACGCTTCGAATCTCAATCCGTGCCGGAGTATCCGAACGAGTCCATTGGCCTACGATGCGATCAAGTGACACCGGATTTGACTCCGGCTCCGCCTCCGACCTCGATTCTTGCGCCACCACAGGCGTTGGTTTCCTATTGATGCCCGTTCCAATCACGAAGCGATAACCCAGGAACGCCAGGAGCAACACGACGGCAGCAATCGCGAAAAACTTCCCACGTCCCGAACTACGGCGCTTTCGCGGAGCAGCTTTCGGTCGAGCTCCGGATTTTTTCTTCGTCGCTCCCGTTGATCTACCGCGTCGCTTCATACACCGTCTTTCCGCCGACAACGGTCTCGAGGACCTTCACGTTTGCGATGTCTTCCGGCGCAATCTTAAGCGGATTGCGATCCAGCACGATGAGATCCGCGACCTTGCCGACTTCGAGCGATCCGGTGAGCTGCTCTGTATGAAGCTCATACGCGGCATCTATGGTGATCGCGCGTAGCACCTGCTCCGGCGATAGTCCGGGATCTTCTCCAAGCTTTCCCTGGAATCCTGCGCTCGGCGCATTCATCCGCGTCACACCAACTTTCAGCGCGAACCACTCATCCAGCAGATCCACCGGCCAATCGCTGCCGTACACTACGCGCGCTCCAGCATTGGCGAGCAGTCCTGCCGGCTCGAGAATTTTCATCCGCTCCGGCCCAAAGTAATTCGTAAGACCGACGGTATCGCCCGCCGGCTTCTCCCACTGGAACGACAGCACCGGAATCGCGCCGAGCGCTTTGAAACGTGTGAAATTCGCGGGGCCAACAATCTCGCAATGCGCCAGTCCCGGACGAATGTCCGCCGAACCAACCGCTGTACGCATCGCTTCAATACCATTCAACGCAGCGTTTACGGCGCCATCGCCG
This window encodes:
- the thrS gene encoding threonine--tRNA ligase — encoded protein: MSDQIKVKLPDGSVKEVSKGTTALDIAKGISPRLADAALAAKVAPLPHNGDQPEARLVDLTRPLEEDSELKLLTDRDPEALEVYRHSSAHLLAAAVLDLFPETKLGHGPSTENGFFYDFYRQTPFTPEDLEKIEKRMQELVKEDVPYAREFLPREESLERFKTEGDFMKCHFIEQFTKPDEKISIYKTGKFLDFCRGPHIPSTGKIKAFKLLNIAGAYWLGDEKNPQLQRIYGTSFFSKKDMDEYFAKLEEAKKRDHRVLGKQLDLFSIQELAGPGLIFWHPKGGIIRKEMEDWMREEYLKRGYSLVVTPHVARTDLWKISGHTGYYKQNFFTPMELDDAEYMLKPMNCPGHVLIYRDQLRSYRDLPMRLGEMGTVYRYERSGVMHGLLRVRGFTQDDAHIFCTPSQIEDEISGCIDFAISVLHTYGFNEFKVELSEWDPNDRKSFIGTDEQWNLAQGSLKKVLDARGIPYKSMPGEAAFYGPKIDVKLVDAIGRLWQLSTVQFDFTLPQRFELEYVGEDGKRHQPLMVHRALYGSIERFFGVLIEHYAGAFPVWLSPVQTVLVPIGEKHLEYANKVGDVLKAKGIRVEVDGRNEKMNAKIREHALQKVPFILVVGDKEAEATSVNVRTRGKDKTETVPLDSFVERIEKLIAEKKPTLD
- a CDS encoding SulP family inorganic anion transporter, producing the protein MSSNSQSQSLFSLPNWLTSYRSEWLRPDIIAGLTAAAVVIPKSMAYATIAGLPVQVGLYTAFLPMIIYAVLGTSRVLSVSTTTTIAILTAAEFAEVVPNGDAASLLRASATLTLLVGAMLVVACFLRLGFVANFISQPVLTGFKAGIGIVIVLDQVPKLLGVHIPRATFLKNVLATLRSIPETKLLTLGVSVTVIVLLVALEHFMPKSPAPLIGVAVGIAGAYFLHLSTHGVELVGRIPQGLPPVTLPALGMVEHLWPGALGIALMSFTETIAAGRAFAKSDEPWPQANRELMATGLANVGGALLGAMPGGGGTTQTAVNRLAGARTQVAELVTGAMTLVTMLLLAPMIALMPQATLAAVVIVYSVGLIKPAEFREILRVRRTEFLWAVIAMAGVVLVGTLKGILVAIIASLVALAYQVANPSVYVLGRKPGTNIFRPRSAEHPEDETYPGLLMVRPEGRIFFANAENLSHKVWVLIDEAKPNVVIVDMRAVFDLEYTALKMFTEGEKKQREYGMRLWLVGMNPHVFDMVQKSALGESLGREGMHLNLESAVAKYAEHASLPATV
- a CDS encoding YIP1 family protein → MSSQAVAPPAGEPLSEGARVINTFVAPSKTFADINRSAMWWLPFVIMVIVSIAFVFVVDKKIGFEKVTENQVKLNPKQYDQLEQLPPDQREQRMAVGAKFSRYISYGYPVIALIFLTIVSLILWGSYSFGAGAQVSFGKSMAVVVYANMVGIMKAILAIITIFAGADTDNFTFQNPVATNLGFLIDPLQHKVLYALGTSIDIVNFWILALVAIGFTYVCKVKKGTSFAIVFGWWAVLTLIGVGAAAIF
- a CDS encoding ABC transporter ATP-binding protein, which translates into the protein MALVEVRHLTKVFAGETLLGGRISEVCAVDDVSLTIERGETLGLVGESGSGKSTLGRLILRLIEPTLGEIFFEGRDLLRANHSELRHLRRDMQIIFQDPFGSLNPRMRVADVLAEPYLVHEKMTAETVRAKTSELLKAVGLDASALTRYPHEFSGGQRQRIGIARALALRPKLIVADEPVSALDVSVGAQIVNLLQRLQREFSLTYLFISHSMPVVRYLSTRIAVMRFGKLLEVGSAEQITERPQDSYTQSLLAATPEITLS
- a CDS encoding NUDIX domain-containing protein, whose product is MSIKTLSTREIYRNPWLRLREDRILRGNGVEGIYGVVDKDDCAIIIPIDGDHVYLVEQFRYTVQQRYLEFPQGGWEMQDVDPEELARGELREETGLVAERMQFLGTTYVAYGYANQKMHIFLATGLTHAEKEPDPEEHDLQLHRVLIADFEAMLREGRIPDVCTLATWGLYRLR
- a CDS encoding IPT/TIG domain-containing protein, with the protein product MFTTRRLGAMVAVIAAALFFASCSPIDLVCNSARPVPVIATITPSSATFADVQASLTLTVDGSKFVSSSIIELNGAPLATTVVSATRLQATITTTQIAAPGTAKISVHTPSNLSGDLGCTSGGDSASLTLTVT